In Saprospiraceae bacterium, a genomic segment contains:
- a CDS encoding OmpA family protein, producing the protein MLFKYIFAIFIIVFCGCNYQYKIRTGDQAFEVKQYAKAASMFKLEFTETSTESVRAEKAYKLGLCSKFTGDYQQSLHWFRTAYDLNFGPDALREYAIALKNNGEYEAAANAFQLYGDEIKSPLEVRKEISICKLMQQWEQSPSNYLYSIVELPEVNGEGSSYGYQRFLPDEWMYVSEKWNTQNKSQNKFEWTGRPFSDLMVKSQNSNVVGSIFNSAFNEGAFSYSPVSDKLYFTRCDKIIQGKQFCKIYESIRTKDTWSTPEELIMFEEASNQMHPAMHASDSIFVFSSDHQDGLGKFDLYYVLKNGDEWSDPINFGESINTEFDEVFPVWNGDTLYFSSSGLVGMGGLDLYKTHFSSQNTWSPPINLKNPINSESDDFHYYIDQNANLEENELQKAYFSSNRTGSGLDKIYQVITKEKILNQELPKKEPYKFDIIAKIRFLEPGSYTGSVEKILDSINLVDKKSKSSFSTTSNKVLTLKLLAEQTYEFVVGKPGYLNRDISFSSPAKPDLDRDSILILNMDYELIPVVYNREFLLKELYYDFDKWEIREDAIPALQNLMDIMQKNPKIVVLIGSHTDCIGMNDYNLNLSEKRAKSAADWLIMKGIQKERIAGKGFGATNQAINCKCTDCTEEQHQANRRSTFQLIPPKN; encoded by the coding sequence CTTATAAATTGGGTTTATGTTCGAAATTTACCGGCGATTACCAGCAATCCTTGCACTGGTTTCGCACAGCTTATGATTTAAATTTTGGTCCGGACGCTTTGCGTGAATACGCCATAGCGCTTAAAAATAATGGGGAGTATGAAGCAGCTGCAAATGCCTTCCAATTATATGGCGATGAAATTAAAAGTCCGCTGGAAGTACGCAAAGAAATAAGCATTTGTAAACTTATGCAACAATGGGAACAGTCCCCATCTAATTATCTGTATAGTATTGTTGAGTTACCTGAAGTCAATGGTGAAGGAAGTTCATATGGCTATCAGCGCTTTTTGCCGGATGAATGGATGTATGTTTCAGAAAAGTGGAATACCCAAAATAAAAGCCAAAATAAATTTGAGTGGACAGGAAGACCATTTTCAGACCTCATGGTAAAATCGCAGAATTCCAATGTCGTGGGTTCTATTTTTAATTCGGCTTTCAATGAAGGAGCCTTTTCTTATTCCCCAGTTTCAGATAAATTATATTTTACGCGATGTGACAAAATTATTCAAGGCAAACAATTTTGTAAAATATATGAATCAATTAGAACCAAGGATACATGGTCAACTCCGGAAGAACTTATTATGTTTGAGGAGGCATCCAATCAGATGCATCCGGCAATGCATGCCTCTGATTCCATTTTTGTCTTTAGCTCGGATCATCAAGATGGTCTTGGTAAATTCGACTTATATTATGTTTTAAAAAATGGCGATGAATGGTCTGATCCAATCAATTTTGGTGAGTCTATCAATACAGAATTTGACGAAGTATTTCCTGTCTGGAATGGGGACACGCTTTATTTTAGTAGTTCAGGTTTAGTTGGAATGGGCGGTTTAGATCTGTATAAAACACATTTTTCTTCACAGAACACTTGGTCGCCACCCATCAATTTAAAAAATCCAATCAATTCAGAGTCTGACGATTTTCACTATTACATTGACCAAAACGCGAATCTTGAAGAAAATGAATTACAAAAGGCTTATTTCTCATCCAATAGAACCGGCTCTGGCTTGGATAAAATTTATCAAGTTATTACGAAAGAAAAAATATTAAATCAGGAATTGCCTAAGAAAGAACCATACAAATTTGATATCATCGCAAAGATCAGGTTTTTGGAACCTGGAAGTTATACTGGTTCTGTTGAAAAAATATTGGATAGCATTAATTTGGTGGACAAAAAGAGTAAATCTAGTTTCTCTACGACATCCAATAAAGTATTAACTCTAAAATTACTAGCGGAACAAACGTATGAATTCGTAGTTGGCAAACCCGGTTATTTAAACAGAGATATTTCATTTAGTTCTCCCGCTAAACCTGACTTAGATCGGGATAGCATCCTTATTTTAAATATGGATTATGAATTAATTCCGGTCGTTTACAACAGAGAATTTTTATTAAAAGAATTGTATTATGATTTTGACAAATGGGAAATTCGGGAAGATGCCATTCCTGCATTGCAAAATTTAATGGATATCATGCAAAAAAATCCAAAAATTGTAGTGCTGATTGGATCGCATACCGATTGCATAGGAATGAATGATTATAATCTGAATCTTTCTGAAAAACGAGCAAAGTCTGCAGCAGATTGGTTAATAATGAAGGGAATACAGAAGGAACGAATAGCAGGAAAAGGTTTTGGAGCTACGAATCAGGCCATAAATTGTAAGTGTACAGATTGCACAGAGGAGCAACATCAGGCTAACAGACGATCCACATTTCAATTAATTCCACCAAAAAACTAA
- a CDS encoding DUF1800 domain-containing protein: MDRRATLKKFFGVESAALSGMRLQEEALPVGGGLNPFSGTWNYAAAAHLLRRAMFGPSHAQIEKAVQDGLEKTLDLLFTPQAKPMPPVLYGDSPDDPDLKLGDSWVDKKLHPEVQALANFKENSLYSWLLQLIFNEGVSVTEKMTLFWHNHFVVSEIFDPRYSYDYITLLRENALGNFKELTKKITVDKAMLIYLNGAQNLKRAPNENYARELMELFTLGKGDLAGPGDYTTFTEQDVLALAKALTGWVIRTDRMDESFYPYVEFIPTQHDTSVKQLSHRFGGITIANANAKEYENVVDILFTKREAATFICKKLYRYFVYYKVSQDIQNQIIEGLADLLIANDFEIAPVVRTLLASDHFYTDEALGCLIRMPYEFVFNTIKTMGLNVPTDIPGKYNVFLDLYRSTAGMEQVYFNPPSVAGWTPYYQEPNYHEIWVNSVTLPIRNAFTTVLANKAKRIRNIQGILFGLDLIGYVEKFANPGNATALIDDVVNHLLPKAIEANQKAFLKAKLLGQRSEAQWTSDWNAYKANPSQATRTAVENRLKPLFVSLLSMPEYYLS; this comes from the coding sequence ATGGACAGAAGAGCCACATTAAAGAAATTTTTTGGAGTAGAATCTGCTGCTTTATCGGGCATGAGGCTCCAGGAAGAAGCACTACCTGTGGGAGGCGGATTAAATCCGTTTTCAGGAACGTGGAATTATGCCGCGGCCGCCCACTTATTGAGAAGGGCCATGTTTGGGCCCAGCCACGCACAAATTGAAAAAGCCGTCCAGGATGGGCTTGAAAAAACACTGGATCTTCTATTTACGCCACAAGCGAAACCTATGCCACCTGTACTTTATGGCGATTCACCGGATGATCCTGATTTAAAACTGGGAGACTCGTGGGTCGACAAAAAATTACATCCTGAAGTCCAGGCACTTGCAAATTTTAAGGAAAATTCACTTTATTCCTGGTTGTTGCAATTAATTTTTAACGAGGGAGTTTCTGTTACCGAAAAAATGACTTTGTTTTGGCACAACCACTTTGTCGTATCTGAGATTTTTGATCCCAGATATAGTTATGATTATATCACACTCTTGCGTGAAAATGCTTTGGGTAATTTTAAAGAATTGACTAAAAAAATTACGGTTGATAAGGCGATGCTCATTTACTTAAACGGCGCTCAGAACCTTAAACGCGCTCCAAATGAAAATTATGCAAGAGAGCTGATGGAGCTTTTTACGTTAGGCAAAGGTGATCTGGCAGGTCCTGGAGATTATACTACTTTTACAGAACAAGATGTACTTGCTTTAGCCAAAGCCCTCACTGGTTGGGTCATCAGAACGGATAGGATGGATGAATCGTTTTATCCTTATGTGGAATTTATTCCAACTCAACATGACACGAGCGTTAAGCAATTGTCTCATCGTTTTGGCGGAATAACAATAGCGAACGCTAATGCAAAGGAATATGAAAATGTAGTGGACATCCTATTTACAAAAAGGGAAGCAGCTACATTTATTTGCAAAAAATTATACCGCTATTTTGTTTACTATAAAGTGAGTCAGGACATTCAAAATCAAATCATCGAAGGTTTGGCAGATCTATTAATTGCCAATGATTTTGAGATCGCTCCGGTAGTTAGAACATTATTGGCCAGTGATCATTTTTATACAGATGAAGCACTTGGTTGTTTAATACGGATGCCTTATGAGTTTGTATTCAATACAATTAAAACGATGGGATTGAATGTACCAACAGACATTCCTGGCAAATACAATGTATTTCTGGATTTATACAGAAGTACTGCGGGGATGGAACAAGTTTATTTCAATCCCCCAAGTGTAGCAGGTTGGACACCTTACTACCAGGAACCCAACTATCATGAGATTTGGGTTAATTCTGTGACACTTCCCATAAGAAATGCCTTCACAACGGTCCTGGCCAACAAAGCGAAGAGAATTCGCAACATTCAAGGGATCTTGTTTGGACTCGACCTTATTGGTTATGTTGAGAAATTTGCGAATCCCGGAAATGCTACAGCCCTTATAGACGATGTAGTCAACCATTTGCTGCCAAAAGCTATTGAAGCCAATCAAAAAGCATTTTTAAAAGCTAAGCTGCTTGGACAAAGAAGTGAAGCACAATGGACTTCAGATTGGAATGCTTATAAAGCAAATCCTTCACAAGCAACGAGAACGGCCGTTGAAAACAGGCTAAAACCGTTATTCGTTTCCCTATTATCAATGCCTGAATATTATTTAAGTTAA
- a CDS encoding 2Fe-2S iron-sulfur cluster binding domain-containing protein, with protein sequence MDYIRIKVIDKTKEIHELELPNDPAYSLMELFRACELPVLGTCGGMALCASCHIFVHSANSLPDIKPEEAQLLDSLPNSAENSRLSCQLPVSELLDGLICELAAD encoded by the coding sequence ATGGATTATATCAGGATAAAAGTTATAGATAAAACTAAGGAAATTCACGAACTTGAATTGCCCAATGATCCCGCTTACTCACTGATGGAGTTATTCAGAGCATGCGAACTTCCAGTATTAGGAACCTGTGGTGGAATGGCTCTTTGTGCATCCTGTCATATTTTCGTTCATTCTGCAAATTCCCTACCCGACATTAAACCTGAAGAGGCACAATTATTAGATAGCCTGCCCAACAGTGCTGAAAATTCAAGATTATCTTGCCAATTACCGGTTTCAGAATTGTTAGATGGCCTTATTTGTGAACTGGCTGCAGATTAA
- a CDS encoding mechanosensitive ion channel: protein MIAFKFLFKIIVLLVIIALKEGLGSEMLETWIDQSAFFRSLLNFGIFWLSLNVVIRLTQYIYRKRKKLGHKYSDNVIIGLRNIYYLLTVMASFFLMIGMFGLHPKELLTALSIVAAALAIISKELVMDVICGINFSFSRDIAIGDYVKINDKEGRVHDLNIHKIVLSNNNQLINIPNSSAYFSDIINYSSKENFCLNMELDLPVSVVNKRQQLDLIIQKASRDLVPEMLINEIQIHLSKLTKDTVSLSIDFNFKHADKSISLPKLKDKILLEVLKMMDVSK, encoded by the coding sequence ATGATCGCATTTAAATTTTTATTTAAAATTATTGTCCTTCTGGTCATAATTGCTCTTAAAGAAGGCCTTGGTAGTGAAATGCTTGAAACCTGGATTGATCAATCCGCTTTTTTTAGATCCTTACTGAATTTTGGCATTTTTTGGCTTTCTTTAAATGTGGTCATTAGGTTAACACAATACATCTATAGAAAGCGGAAAAAACTAGGCCATAAATATTCTGATAATGTCATTATTGGTCTGCGAAATATTTATTATTTACTTACCGTCATGGCATCATTTTTTCTGATGATTGGCATGTTTGGATTGCATCCAAAAGAGCTTTTAACTGCTTTGAGTATTGTCGCTGCAGCGCTTGCTATTATTTCAAAAGAATTGGTCATGGATGTTATCTGTGGCATCAATTTCAGCTTTTCAAGGGATATCGCAATAGGTGATTATGTTAAAATAAATGATAAAGAGGGGCGAGTCCATGATCTCAATATTCATAAAATTGTTTTATCCAATAATAATCAATTAATTAATATACCAAATTCATCAGCATATTTTAGTGATATTATCAACTATAGCAGTAAAGAAAATTTTTGTTTGAATATGGAGTTGGATTTGCCGGTTTCGGTCGTCAACAAAAGGCAACAATTAGATCTTATCATTCAAAAGGCTAGCCGGGATCTGGTTCCAGAGATGCTTATTAATGAAATTCAGATTCATCTTTCAAAACTCACAAAGGATACAGTTTCCTTGAGCATTGATTTTAATTTTAAACATGCAGATAAATCAATTTCTTTACCTAAACTAAAAGATAAAATTCTACTTGAAGTATTGAAAATGATGGATGTCTCAAAATAA
- a CDS encoding NAD(P)/FAD-dependent oxidoreductase produces the protein MEKTDIVIIGAGPCGLFTVFEAGLLKLKCHLIDYLPSPGGQLAEIYPKKPIYDIPGHPVILAKDLIANLMEQISVFNPKFTLGERVDHLLKREDGIFEIKTSLGSEIEAPVIIIAAGLGCFEPRKPEIENISEYENKGVHYIIKDPELFRNKNVVIAGGGDSALDWCIFLAEITEKLTLIHRRSEFRAAPESISKLSELVNQNKVHLHLNAEVTKLHGNVALQSLTIKNEQEEWDVICDQFLPLFGLSPKLGPIAEWGLNVDKNAILVNSIDYSTNVPGIFAVGDINSYEGKLKLILCGFHEATLAVQSAYKIIHKGQKPSFKYTTVTGINKF, from the coding sequence ATGGAAAAAACAGATATTGTCATCATAGGTGCAGGACCTTGTGGATTATTCACGGTTTTCGAAGCAGGCTTGCTCAAGCTCAAATGTCATTTAATTGACTATTTGCCATCTCCAGGTGGTCAATTAGCTGAAATTTATCCTAAAAAACCTATTTATGATATTCCGGGCCATCCGGTTATTCTTGCAAAGGATTTAATAGCTAATTTGATGGAGCAAATCTCTGTTTTTAATCCAAAATTTACACTCGGTGAACGCGTGGATCATTTGCTTAAAAGGGAAGATGGTATTTTTGAAATAAAAACTTCTCTTGGCTCAGAGATTGAGGCCCCTGTGATCATCATTGCAGCAGGTTTGGGTTGTTTTGAACCCCGTAAACCCGAAATCGAAAACATCAGCGAATACGAAAATAAAGGAGTTCATTATATTATCAAAGACCCTGAATTATTCAGAAACAAGAATGTAGTAATTGCTGGAGGTGGTGATAGTGCATTAGATTGGTGCATTTTTTTAGCAGAGATCACTGAAAAGCTCACCCTCATTCATCGCAGAAGTGAATTTAGAGCTGCTCCTGAATCAATCTCAAAATTAAGTGAGTTGGTAAATCAGAACAAAGTGCATTTACATCTTAATGCAGAAGTAACAAAATTGCATGGGAATGTAGCTCTGCAATCCTTAACTATCAAAAATGAGCAAGAGGAATGGGATGTTATCTGTGATCAGTTTTTACCATTGTTCGGCCTCAGTCCCAAGTTAGGACCTATTGCCGAATGGGGTTTAAATGTAGATAAGAATGCAATACTCGTAAATTCAATTGACTATAGTACCAATGTGCCAGGAATATTTGCAGTGGGTGATATCAATTCTTATGAAGGAAAACTAAAATTGATCCTATGCGGATTCCATGAAGCAACCCTTGCCGTTCAATCAGCATATAAAATTATTCACAAGGGTCAAAAGCCAAGTTTTAAATATACAACGGTCACCGGAATCAACAAATTCTAA